From the Leucobacter tenebrionis genome, one window contains:
- a CDS encoding DNA gyrase/topoisomerase IV subunit A — translation MTEARSDAPHELAGERIEDIDISQEMEGSFLEYAYSVIYSRALPDARDGLKPVQRRILFMMQDMGLRPEKGHVKSARVVGEVMGKLHPHGDASIYDALVRLAQGFAMRLPLVDGHGNFGSLDDGPAASRYTEARLTGAALAMTEALDEDVVDFVPNYDNQIMQPDVLPSAVPNLLVNGASGIAVGMATNLAPHNLVEVVDGAKHLLHHPEATVDELMEFIPGPDLPGGGIIVGLDGVKDAYRTGRGAFRTRAKVAVEQLGPRRTGLVVTELPYLVGPERVIEKIKQGVEAKKLSGISDVADLTDRKNGLRLVITLKTGFSPEAVLEQLYRYTPLEDSFSINSVALVNGQPQTLGLREMLRVFLDHRISVITRRSEFRLKKRRERLHLVEGLLIAILDIDEVIQLIRTSDDAETARTRLMQVFDLSEAQAEYILELRLRRLTKFSRVELEAERDELRAEIEALLEILGSDERLRAVVADELDQAAEAFGTPRRTVLTGAVARPARASAAAKSLEVADTPCTVLLSATGRALRIDRDPEAPDSPRSASRATKHGAIMSSAESTVRGELGAILSDGSLHRFTPVDLPIVPAASIAFSAGVKIADYLGLTDKKLRVVGLVPLDTETPIGLFTEQGTVKRVVLTDLPAKPEFEVIGLKAGDRLIGAFAAPDDSEFAVVTSDAQLLRFPASAVRPQGRPAAGMAGIRLGDEARVVFAGAVPEGAEARVVTVADSSITLPGTDVATAKVSDWAEFPAKGRATGGVRAQRFLKWEDQIACAWVGTGEPRALAADGSARKLPTELGKRDGSGQPIDGAAAYVGVAP, via the coding sequence ATGACGGAAGCCCGAAGTGACGCCCCCCATGAACTGGCCGGGGAACGCATCGAAGACATCGATATCTCGCAGGAGATGGAGGGATCGTTCCTCGAGTACGCGTACTCGGTGATCTACTCCCGCGCGCTGCCCGACGCGCGAGACGGCCTCAAGCCCGTGCAGCGCCGCATCCTCTTCATGATGCAGGACATGGGGCTGCGTCCCGAGAAGGGGCACGTGAAGTCGGCGCGCGTGGTCGGCGAGGTCATGGGCAAGCTGCACCCGCACGGCGACGCCTCGATCTACGACGCCCTCGTGCGTCTCGCGCAGGGCTTCGCCATGCGCCTGCCCCTCGTCGACGGGCACGGCAATTTCGGGTCGCTCGACGACGGCCCGGCCGCGTCGCGCTACACCGAGGCCCGCCTCACGGGCGCGGCGCTCGCGATGACCGAGGCGCTCGACGAAGACGTGGTCGACTTCGTGCCGAACTACGACAACCAGATCATGCAGCCCGACGTGCTGCCCTCGGCGGTGCCCAACCTGCTGGTGAACGGGGCGAGCGGCATCGCGGTGGGCATGGCCACGAACCTCGCGCCGCACAACCTCGTCGAGGTGGTCGACGGAGCGAAGCACCTGCTGCACCACCCCGAGGCGACGGTCGACGAGCTCATGGAGTTCATTCCGGGCCCCGACCTGCCCGGCGGCGGCATCATCGTCGGGCTCGACGGGGTCAAGGACGCGTACCGCACCGGTCGCGGGGCCTTCCGCACCCGCGCGAAGGTCGCGGTCGAGCAGCTCGGCCCCCGCCGCACGGGCCTCGTCGTCACCGAACTGCCGTACCTCGTCGGCCCCGAACGCGTGATCGAGAAGATCAAGCAGGGCGTCGAGGCGAAGAAGCTCTCGGGCATCTCCGACGTGGCCGACCTCACCGACCGCAAGAACGGGCTGCGCCTCGTCATCACGCTCAAGACGGGCTTCTCCCCCGAGGCCGTGCTCGAGCAGCTCTACCGCTACACGCCACTCGAGGACTCGTTCAGCATCAACTCGGTCGCACTCGTCAACGGTCAGCCGCAGACGCTCGGCCTGCGCGAGATGCTGCGCGTCTTCCTCGACCACCGCATCTCCGTCATCACCCGGCGCAGCGAGTTCCGGCTCAAGAAGCGGCGCGAGCGCCTGCACCTCGTCGAGGGCCTGCTCATCGCGATCCTCGACATCGACGAGGTCATCCAGCTCATCCGCACGAGCGACGACGCCGAGACCGCGCGCACGCGACTCATGCAGGTGTTCGACCTCTCCGAGGCGCAGGCCGAGTACATCCTCGAACTGCGGCTGCGCCGCCTCACCAAGTTCTCCCGCGTCGAACTCGAAGCCGAGCGCGACGAGCTGCGGGCCGAGATCGAAGCGCTGCTCGAGATCCTCGGCAGCGACGAGAGGCTGCGCGCGGTCGTCGCCGACGAGCTGGACCAGGCGGCCGAGGCCTTCGGCACGCCCCGCCGCACCGTGCTCACGGGAGCCGTGGCCCGGCCCGCGCGAGCCTCGGCGGCGGCGAAATCGCTCGAGGTCGCGGACACCCCGTGCACCGTGCTGCTCTCGGCCACGGGCCGCGCGCTGCGCATCGATCGGGACCCGGAGGCTCCCGACTCCCCGCGCTCAGCCTCGCGCGCGACCAAGCACGGGGCCATCATGTCGAGCGCCGAAAGCACCGTGCGCGGAGAGCTCGGCGCGATCCTCAGCGACGGCAGCCTGCACCGCTTCACCCCGGTCGATCTCCCCATCGTCCCCGCCGCATCCATCGCGTTCTCGGCGGGCGTGAAGATCGCTGACTACCTCGGCCTCACCGACAAGAAGCTGCGTGTCGTGGGGCTCGTGCCGCTCGATACCGAGACCCCGATCGGATTGTTCACCGAGCAGGGGACGGTGAAGCGCGTCGTGCTCACCGACCTGCCCGCCAAGCCCGAGTTCGAGGTCATCGGACTCAAGGCCGGCGACCGCCTCATCGGCGCCTTCGCGGCCCCCGACGACTCAGAGTTCGCGGTCGTGACGAGCGACGCGCAGCTGCTGCGGTTCCCCGCCTCAGCGGTGCGGCCGCAGGGGCGCCCGGCCGCCGGCATGGCGGGCATCAGGCTCGGCGACGAGGCCCGCGTCGTCTTCGCCGGGGCCGTGCCCGAGGGCGCCGAGGCCCGCGTCGTCACGGTAGCCGACAGCTCGATCACGCTGCCCGGCACCGATGTGGCGACGGCGAAGGTCTCGGACTGGGCGGAGTTCCCCGCGAAGGGGCGCGCGACCGGCGGCGTGCGGGCGCAGCGCTTCCTGAAGTGGGAGGATCAGATCGCCTGCGCCTGGGTCGGCACGGGTGAACCGCGCGCGCTGGCCGCCGACGGTTCGGCGCGCAAGCTGCCCACGGAGCTCGGCAAGCGCGACGGGTCGGGCCAGCCGATCGACGGCGCCGCCGCCTACGTGGGCGTAGCGCCGTAG
- a CDS encoding DNA gyrase/topoisomerase IV subunit B yields MASESSATTPKPRSEESNYSARHLTVLEGLEAVRKRPGMYIGTTDSRGLMHCLWEIIDNSVDEALSGHGTEIGITLHADGSVTVSDRGRGIPVDVEPKSGLSGVELVFTKLHAGGKFGGGGYASSGGLHGVGASVVNALSSRLDVEVDRDGKTWAMSFRHGEPGVFDGEGPDAAFTPFEESSELRVVGKVKKGVTGTRVRYWADPQIFLASARFEPESLVTRARQTAFLVPGLAIEITDQRAESLDESGAPAVHRFEYEGGISEFVDYLAVDAPLTDTWRVSDGGTFTETVPVMDEKTGHLVSREVERHCDVDIALRWGTGYDTEVQSFVNIIATPKGGTHLSGFEQGLTRFFRKQIEQNARKLKAGSDKPDKDDILTGLTAVVTVRVPEPQFEGQTKEVLGTAAVRSIVSRAIVKGLEQRYESTKRDDKAQTGALLEKMVSEMKARIALRAQRDTARRKSSLESSSLPAKLIDCRSKNVAETELFIVEGDSALGTARPARDSEFQALLPIRGKILNVQKASVAEMLSNVECGAIIKVIGAGSGRDFDLEAARYGKVILMSDADVDGAHIRTLLLTLFFRYMRPMLEAGRVYAAVPPLHRVIVQNSGRKPNDVIYTYSERELNTLLADLRRRGKKYQEPIQRYKGLGEMDADQLAETTMDRSQRALRRVRVEDAQAASKVFELLMGNEVAPRKEFIVENADDLDRERIDA; encoded by the coding sequence GTGGCATCTGAGTCTTCAGCCACCACCCCGAAGCCCCGGTCGGAGGAGTCGAACTATTCGGCGCGCCATCTGACCGTCCTCGAAGGTCTCGAAGCGGTGCGCAAGCGCCCCGGCATGTACATCGGCACGACCGACTCCCGCGGGCTCATGCACTGCCTCTGGGAGATCATCGACAACTCGGTCGACGAGGCGCTCTCGGGCCACGGCACGGAGATCGGCATCACCCTGCACGCCGACGGCAGTGTCACCGTCAGCGATCGCGGTCGGGGCATCCCCGTCGATGTCGAACCCAAGAGCGGCCTCTCCGGCGTCGAGCTCGTCTTCACGAAGCTGCACGCGGGCGGCAAGTTCGGCGGGGGCGGCTACGCCTCCTCGGGCGGTCTGCACGGCGTCGGAGCCTCGGTCGTCAATGCGCTCTCCTCTCGTCTCGACGTCGAAGTGGATCGTGACGGCAAGACCTGGGCGATGTCGTTCCGCCACGGCGAGCCCGGTGTGTTCGACGGCGAAGGCCCCGATGCCGCATTCACGCCCTTCGAGGAGTCGTCCGAGCTCCGTGTCGTCGGCAAGGTGAAGAAGGGCGTGACCGGCACGCGCGTGCGCTACTGGGCCGATCCGCAGATCTTCCTCGCCTCCGCCCGCTTCGAGCCCGAATCGCTCGTCACCCGCGCCCGCCAGACCGCGTTCCTCGTGCCCGGCCTCGCCATCGAGATCACCGATCAGCGCGCCGAGTCGCTCGATGAATCGGGCGCGCCCGCCGTGCACCGGTTCGAGTACGAGGGCGGCATCTCCGAGTTCGTCGATTACCTCGCCGTCGATGCGCCGCTCACCGACACCTGGCGGGTGAGCGACGGGGGCACCTTCACCGAGACGGTGCCGGTGATGGACGAGAAGACCGGCCACCTCGTGTCGCGCGAGGTCGAGCGGCACTGCGATGTCGACATCGCTCTGCGCTGGGGCACCGGCTACGACACCGAGGTGCAGAGCTTCGTCAACATCATCGCCACCCCGAAGGGCGGCACCCACCTGAGCGGCTTCGAGCAGGGCCTCACGAGGTTCTTCCGCAAGCAGATCGAGCAGAACGCGCGCAAGCTCAAGGCCGGGAGCGACAAGCCCGACAAAGACGACATCCTCACCGGCCTGACCGCCGTCGTCACGGTGCGGGTGCCCGAGCCCCAGTTCGAGGGTCAGACGAAGGAGGTGCTCGGCACCGCCGCGGTGCGCTCGATCGTGTCGCGCGCGATCGTCAAGGGCCTCGAGCAGCGCTACGAGTCAACCAAGCGCGACGACAAGGCGCAGACCGGCGCACTGCTCGAGAAGATGGTCTCGGAGATGAAGGCGAGGATCGCGCTCCGCGCCCAGCGCGACACGGCACGACGGAAGAGCTCGCTCGAGAGCTCCTCGCTGCCGGCGAAGCTCATCGACTGCCGATCGAAGAACGTCGCCGAGACCGAGCTCTTCATCGTCGAGGGCGACAGCGCCCTGGGCACCGCCCGGCCGGCTCGCGACAGCGAGTTCCAGGCGCTGCTTCCGATCCGCGGCAAGATCCTCAATGTGCAGAAGGCCTCGGTCGCCGAGATGCTGAGCAACGTGGAGTGCGGAGCCATCATCAAGGTGATCGGCGCGGGATCGGGCCGGGACTTCGATCTCGAGGCGGCTCGCTACGGCAAGGTGATCCTGATGAGCGACGCCGACGTCGACGGCGCGCACATCCGCACGCTGCTGCTGACCCTGTTCTTCCGTTACATGCGCCCCATGCTCGAGGCCGGTCGGGTCTACGCCGCGGTGCCCCCGCTGCATCGGGTGATCGTGCAGAACTCGGGCCGCAAGCCCAACGACGTGATCTACACCTACAGCGAACGCGAGCTCAACACGCTCCTGGCGGATCTGCGCCGTCGCGGCAAGAAGTACCAGGAGCCCATCCAGCGGTACAAGGGCCTCGGCGAGATGGACGCGGATCAGCTTGCGGAGACCACGATGGACCGCTCGCAGCGGGCTCTGCGCCGCGTCCGGGTGGAGGATGCGCAGGCGGCCTCGAAGGTCTTCGAGCTGCTGATGGGCAACGAGGTGGCTCCGCGCAAGGAGTTCATCGTGGAGAACGCGGACGACCTGGATCGGGAGCGCATCGACGCCTGA
- a CDS encoding DUF7455 domain-containing protein, with protein MTTLEQDRATEVEAADRPLSALDRCDSCGAQAYVRVMLNGSELLFCAHHANKHEAKLRPLAEVWHDESHRLQA; from the coding sequence ATGACGACACTCGAGCAGGATCGTGCGACCGAGGTCGAGGCAGCGGATCGCCCGCTCAGTGCCCTGGACCGCTGCGACAGCTGCGGCGCCCAGGCCTATGTGCGCGTGATGCTGAACGGCAGCGAGCTGCTGTTCTGCGCCCACCACGCCAACAAGCACGAGGCGAAGCTTCGCCCGCTGGCCGAGGTGTGGCACGACGAGAGCCACCGTCTCCAGGCCTGA
- a CDS encoding RNA polymerase sigma factor, with protein sequence MATASKTRTRATSAKAAKKDSEATEQVVAAEDTAATETAAPKKAAAKKAPAAKKTATKKTAAAKKPATRRAKKDDLLDEVDAEVEEESAEVVEEEKPSPVVTEPLPTGAIVLKASDEEDVPAVTTAIPGATADPVKDYLKQIGKVALLNAAEEVELAMRIEAGLFAEEKLATEKNLPKKLTRELKWVARDGQRAKSHLLGANLRLVVSLAKRYTGRGMQFLDLIQEGNLGLIRAVEKFDYTKGFKFSTYATWWIRQAITRAMADQARTIRIPVHMVEVINKLARVQRQMLQDLGREPTPEELSRELDMTPEKVVEVQKYGREPISLHTPLGEDGDSEFGDLIEDTEAVVPADAVGFTMLQQQLEQLLDSLSEREAGVIRMRFGLGDGMPKTLDQIGDTFGVTRERIRQIESKTMAKLRHPSRSQQLRDYLE encoded by the coding sequence GTGGCAACTGCATCCAAGACCAGGACTCGTGCGACGTCCGCGAAAGCGGCGAAGAAGGATTCCGAGGCGACCGAGCAGGTCGTCGCGGCGGAGGACACCGCCGCAACCGAAACCGCTGCGCCGAAGAAGGCCGCCGCGAAGAAGGCTCCCGCTGCCAAGAAGACCGCGACGAAGAAGACCGCCGCGGCCAAGAAGCCCGCGACTCGACGCGCCAAGAAGGACGACCTGCTCGACGAGGTGGATGCCGAGGTCGAGGAGGAGTCGGCGGAGGTCGTCGAGGAGGAGAAGCCCTCGCCCGTCGTGACCGAGCCGCTGCCGACCGGCGCGATCGTGCTGAAGGCCTCCGATGAGGAGGACGTTCCCGCCGTCACGACCGCGATCCCCGGGGCTACGGCCGATCCCGTCAAGGACTACCTGAAGCAGATCGGCAAGGTCGCGCTCCTCAACGCAGCGGAGGAGGTCGAGCTCGCGATGCGCATCGAGGCCGGCCTCTTCGCCGAGGAGAAGCTCGCCACCGAGAAGAACCTCCCCAAGAAGCTCACCCGCGAGCTCAAGTGGGTCGCTCGCGACGGACAGCGCGCGAAGAGCCACCTGCTCGGCGCGAACCTGCGTCTCGTGGTCTCGCTCGCCAAGCGCTACACCGGCCGCGGCATGCAATTCCTCGATCTCATCCAGGAGGGCAACCTCGGCCTGATCCGCGCCGTCGAGAAGTTCGACTACACCAAGGGCTTCAAGTTCTCGACCTACGCCACCTGGTGGATCCGCCAGGCCATCACCCGCGCCATGGCCGACCAGGCCCGTACGATCCGCATCCCGGTGCACATGGTCGAGGTCATCAACAAGCTCGCCCGCGTGCAGCGCCAGATGCTGCAGGACCTGGGCCGCGAGCCCACCCCCGAGGAGCTGAGTCGCGAGCTCGACATGACCCCTGAGAAGGTCGTCGAGGTGCAGAAGTACGGCCGCGAGCCGATCTCGCTGCACACGCCGCTCGGCGAGGACGGCGACAGCGAGTTCGGCGACCTCATCGAGGACACCGAGGCGGTCGTTCCGGCCGACGCGGTGGGCTTCACCATGCTGCAGCAGCAGCTCGAGCAGCTGCTCGACTCGCTGTCCGAGCGCGAGGCCGGCGTGATCCGCATGCGCTTCGGACTCGGCGACGGCATGCCCAAGACCCTCGACCAGATCGGCGACACCTTCGGGGTGACCCGCGAGCGCATCCGTCAGATCGAGTCGAAGACCATGGCGAAGCTGCGCCACCCCTCGCGGTCGCAGCAGCTGCGCGATTACCTGGAGTGA